The genomic DNA GGTATTGAAGTGGTGATGGCGACTGGTGACCACGAGCAGAATGCCAAACTGGTCGCGGCTGAGCTGGGGATTCAGCAGGTTTATGGCAACTGTACCCCGACTGAAAAATTAGATATCGTGAAAAAATTTCAGGCTCAAGGAAAAGTTGTGGCGATGGCTGGCGATGGCATTAATGATGCACCGGCACTTGCCCAGGCCAATGTGGGGGTGGCAATGGGCAATGGTACCGATATTGCCAAACAGACGGCTCAAGTGACTTTGGTCAAAGGAGATATCCGAGGCGTAGCCGATGCTATTCATATGGCAAAGTTAGGCGTGAAGAACATGAAACAGAACCTGGCCTTTTCCTTTGTCTATAATGGCTTGGGTGTGCCTGTGGCAGCGGGTGTTTTTTATCCCCTCACTGGACTGCTGTTGACCCCGATGCTTGCAGCGGTTGCCATGTCGCTCAGTTCATTATCAGTAGTCATCAATGCTTTGCGGCTGCAAAAGTCTAAATAACTGAATGCCAGAACTTAAGTGATATACCCAAGATGAAAATCTTGGGTATTTTTTGCATAAAATATTGATGAATATGGCGGAGAATGAAATGAAATTTAAAAACGAAAATTCTTTAAAATGTAAAATAGATGAATAAGTATTGTAATAAATGACACTTAGAATAATAAGAAAAAACACTCCGAAGATGCCGCTGCATGTCGTTACCCTGAACCCGAAGAAGTTCAAGGTGGACGCGACGCATACTTGCTGGGTTTCCCATTCGAAGATGGGCATACACTCTAAATATGCAGAACACAATCCGTAGATTTAAGTATCGGCAGGGATATAGACGCGCTGGCGAACACCTCAGAGATAGAGTAAGTATAACCAATAATGAGGTGTTGGCAAATCCTCAATGTGCAACAACTGTAAAGTTAAATCACAAATGTTGATAGTTTATTCAATTTAATAGGAAATTAAACCAAATCATTGAGGTCTTCTAAAATAGTCGCCAGCAAGCGATCACAATGTGCATACTCTTGCAAGGATTTGTTCATTGAAAGCACTTCCTGCATCAATTCAAGTGCAACCATAATAATCAGTTTACTCGGCTCAACACGGGGTGCTTTACGGCGAAAATCATCATATTTTTCATTTAACAATTCAGCTGCACGTTCTAAACCAGCTTTTTCCTTTTCTGTGGTTGCTAAACGAAAATTATGACCCAGCACACGCAGTTCAACGGCAATTTGTTCACTCATGATTAAATATCCTCATTTGCATCGGCTGGGTGAGCAAGCTGTTGAATTTCTTGCGCATGCTGATCTTGAGCAGTACCTAAAATTGCAAGACGCTGAATAATGGCTTCAACTTTGGCTTTAGCATGTTCATTTTTTTGTAACAATCTTTCACGTTCCTGTTGCAAGCCCTGAATTTCCTGTTGAGCAACACGGTGATCATTTTGCATTTTTTCTTTAATGACACGTAATTCATTACGTTCAGCCAGAATTTCCTGAAAACGGTTTTTAAGATCGGTACAACTTTTTTCCAAACGGCTATAGCGGTCTGCTAAAGCAGCTGCATCACTATTCAGTTGCTTGAATTGCGATTGGGTTTCGCTTAATTGCTCACTCAGATTATCTATTTCTTCTTGTTTTTGGGTAATGATGCCATTTTTTTGCACAATTTGGGCATGATAGTGCTCGTTGGAATCTGCTTTTGCAGCATTAAGTGCAGCATTTTCACTTTCATAATGCGCAAGTCGCGTTTTTAAAACGCCAATATGCGCCTGTAGACGCTGTAATTCTTCTAACATATCGTGGTCGCACAGTATCGCAAACAAAGGTAATATATAAGAAGTATAGAGATTGGATAAGCGAATGCAAGACGATATTTCAGGTTGGTCGGAATGGCACCACAATTTTTCAAAAATTGAAGAGATTTCAAGCCCAAGTGAGTTACATGGGTTACTAACGGGTATTGTTTGTGTTACTCAAGCACCGACCGGTGATGAATGGCAACAAATTTTAGCCACGCTTGAAATTCCTGCGCTAGAGCAGCAGGTTTTAGAGATATTAGCCGATGAAGCAGAAGATATTGCCCATGCTTTATCTGAAGATGAACTCGACTATTTACCTTTGCTTCCGGATGATGAACACGTTCTTGCGGATCGTGTACAAGCCTTGGCGGACTGGTGTGCCGGGGTGGTATTGGGATTTGGTCTGGCATCAGGACATATCCGTCCGGATGAAATGGAACTGATTGAACATCTGCAAGATGTGGCAGCGGTTGAATTTGATGAGTCGGATGATGACGAAGAAGGCGAAGAAAGCTATCAGGAACTTTACGAATTTGTGCGCTTGATTCCTGTGAGCCTGTCATTGGGGCGTAAAAAAGTGGAAATTGCAGAAACTCCATTGCTGCAAAATATCCAGCCGCAGTTGCAAAAAAATAGCGCGACTACAGAAGCCAGCAGTGTTGTTGAAATGTTTACCCCGCATCGTCCGAGCTAATTCGGACGATTGTGTTCAAGAACAGATCCTTTAAAAGTTATCACCTACTCATAAAAGACAAAAGTACACTTAATGATGAAACTGACTCAAGCAGATTTTCAGGAACGTCGTGACCGCCTGGCAGAAGAAATGGGTCCGCACAGTATTGCAATTATTGCCACCAGTCCGGTTGCTATGCGTAACCGCGATGCGGATTATAAATTCCGTGCAGACAGCAGCTTTTTCTATCTAACGGGCTTTGCAGAGCCTGAAGCAGTAGCCGTGATTGAGACTTTTGAATCGATTGATGAAGGTTATACCTATAGTCTGTTCTGCCGGGAACGTAACCGCGAGATGGAAATCTGGAACGGTTACCGTGCCGGTGTAGACGGTGCAGTGGATGATTACGAGGCGGATGAAGCCTATGCCATTGATCTGCTGGATGAAGAAATTATCGAGAAACTGCACAATAAACAAAAACTGTTTTATCGTATTGGTCATCAGGCCGATTTTGATGCCCGTGTAGCGAAATGGATTGCCAAAGCTAATGGTGAATCACGCAAAGGTACTTCGGCACCTGCGCAAGTGATTCAGCTGGACCGAATTGTCGATGAAATACGTTTGCATAAATCTGAACAGGAAATCAAGTTGATGCAACTGGCATCGGATATTTCAGCAGAAGCGCATACCCGTGCCATGCAAACGGTGAAACCGGGCATGATGGAATATGCACTTGAAGCAGAATTGAATTATATTTTTGGTAAAAATGGCTGCGTGCCTTCTTACAATAGTATCGTTGGGGGAGGAGAAAATGCCTGCATTTTGCATTATGTGGAAAATGACCAAGTGCTGAAAGATGGTGATCTGGTGCTGATTGATGCGGCTTGCGAATATCAGTTATATGCCTCAGACATCACCCGTACTTTCCCGGTGAATGGTAAATTCAGCCCTGAGCAAAAAGCCTTATATGAGCTGGTGTTAAAAGCACAACTGGCTGCGATTGATGCAGTACGTGTCGGTAATTCTTACAAAGAGCCGCACAATGTCGCGGTACGCATTCTTGTTCAAGGCTTACTTGATTTTGGCATTATGCAGGGTGATATTGAGGAAATTATCGAAAAAGAAACGTTCCGTCAGTTCTATATGCATGGTACCGGTCACTGGTTGGGTATGGACGTACACGATGTCGGTTCATACAAACTAGACGGCGAATGGCGTGCTTATGAAGAGGGTATGGTAGTGACGGTTGAACCGGGTTTGTACATTGCACCGGATGATGAAACTGTCGATGCAAAATGGCGTGGTATTGGTATCCGTATTGAAGATGATGTGGTCGCTACCGAAAATGGGCCACTGGTGCTCACCAAAGATGTGGTCAAAACAGTTGAAGATATCGAAGCATTGATGGCAAAAGCCAAAGTAGCCTAAGCGATTTTTAGGATGAAAAGCCGATCAGATGATCGGCTTTTTTATTAAAGATATGGTCTGATTGGAGCATGATTTTTAGATTTTTCCATAAAAACCAATCTTACAGTTGTGGTGTATATAATCGATGTAACTATTGCTCATCATAACAAATTCCAGATCAATTGGGTGGTTTGACTGTTTTTGATTTTCTTACGACGAGATTAAAAAATTGCAATATTTGATGTAATTCGGGTGGATATGCATTAAATGCGAAAAATGATTTTATTTACGTTTATCTCGAATAACTTAAATAAAACCAACCCAGTTAAAATTTAAAGTTTAAAAACTGACACGAATTCAACATATAAAATCGGTTTTTAGCATCAAAGCAACATATTAAATCTGCTTTTCTTCAGATAATTCTTCTGATCCTTAAATAAACTAAAGAACAGTGGGAGAAAAATGATGAGATTAAATACTATCGACTGGATTGCTTACGCTTTGGCGATTATTGGTGGCCTGAACTGGGGCTTAATAGGTGCATTCGATTTCAATTTAGTCGCTGCTATTTTTGGTGAAATGAGCGCTCTATCTAGGATTATTTATATCTTGGTCGGCTTGTCGGCACTATATCTGATTTATACAGGCACAAAATTAGGCCGAACAGTACATCATGAGCCTCAGACAAGAGTGGTGCGTTAGCAGACTGAATACAAAGCTCAATTAGAAACCTCATTAAGGCGATTTTCTGTAATTTATATCATCGTGTTATGAGAATTTCATTTGAGTCTGTAAAAAACGGAGCTTAAGCTCCGTTTTTGCTTCTACATTGCAAGCTGAAGGTTTCTGTGGGGGAAGCTTCACAGCCATATAGACTTGAAACCGATTGTTTCCACATGTTTTTTCATGGTTGAGATTTAAGCAATACCCCATGATGTTTACAGCGTAAGCGCTAAACACTTTTTATGGAGCTAAGACAGCTAGATAATCGGCTTAGTCTGGCTGAAATCCATTTATAATTGGATATCATCTAAAAGTGCAGTGCTAATTCATTATAAAAATGAATTTCTTTGAGGTAATATAAAATCAATCAAGATTATAAGTATCTCAACCTGATAGATACGACATAAAAGGATCAAAACATGCAGCAAGAAGTAATCATCGTAGGCGGTGGTATGGTCGGGCTAAGTTTAGCCTTGATGTTGGCTAAGGCAAATATTGCAGTGAAGCTGCTCGAAGCAATTAAGTACCCCAATTATGATGATGCCAATCTTGTACCCTATCATTCCAGTTTTGATGCACGTAACAGTGCCTTGTCACGCCGTAGCGTACAAATTTATCAGGAACTCGGCTTATGGAATGCCTTGCAGGAACATGCCACGCCAATTCTGGAAGTGCATATTACCGAACAGAGCAGCTTTGGCAAGGCACGTTTAAAAGCAGAACAGGAAAAAGTCGAAAGTTTTGGTCAGGTCATTGAAAATGCCTGGCTCGGCCGTGTGTTGCTAACAGAAGTACGCAAACAGCCATTGATTGAACTGATTGATGGTGTTCAAGTGACCTCACTGACCCAAGATGCTGATTTTGCTTATATCGCAGCGCAACGTGGTGAAGAAAC from Acinetobacter sp. CS-2 includes the following:
- a CDS encoding cell division protein ZapA, coding for MSEQIAVELRVLGHNFRLATTEKEKAGLERAAELLNEKYDDFRRKAPRVEPSKLIIMVALELMQEVLSMNKSLQEYAHCDRLLATILEDLNDLV
- a CDS encoding UPF0149 family protein; this encodes MQDDISGWSEWHHNFSKIEEISSPSELHGLLTGIVCVTQAPTGDEWQQILATLEIPALEQQVLEILADEAEDIAHALSEDELDYLPLLPDDEHVLADRVQALADWCAGVVLGFGLASGHIRPDEMELIEHLQDVAAVEFDESDDDEEGEESYQELYEFVRLIPVSLSLGRKKVEIAETPLLQNIQPQLQKNSATTEASSVVEMFTPHRPS
- the pepP gene encoding Xaa-Pro aminopeptidase codes for the protein MKLTQADFQERRDRLAEEMGPHSIAIIATSPVAMRNRDADYKFRADSSFFYLTGFAEPEAVAVIETFESIDEGYTYSLFCRERNREMEIWNGYRAGVDGAVDDYEADEAYAIDLLDEEIIEKLHNKQKLFYRIGHQADFDARVAKWIAKANGESRKGTSAPAQVIQLDRIVDEIRLHKSEQEIKLMQLASDISAEAHTRAMQTVKPGMMEYALEAELNYIFGKNGCVPSYNSIVGGGENACILHYVENDQVLKDGDLVLIDAACEYQLYASDITRTFPVNGKFSPEQKALYELVLKAQLAAIDAVRVGNSYKEPHNVAVRILVQGLLDFGIMQGDIEEIIEKETFRQFYMHGTGHWLGMDVHDVGSYKLDGEWRAYEEGMVVTVEPGLYIAPDDETVDAKWRGIGIRIEDDVVATENGPLVLTKDVVKTVEDIEALMAKAKVA
- a CDS encoding DUF378 domain-containing protein: MRLNTIDWIAYALAIIGGLNWGLIGAFDFNLVAAIFGEMSALSRIIYILVGLSALYLIYTGTKLGRTVHHEPQTRVVR